From the Cohaesibacter sp. ES.047 genome, the window AACAATCAGGGCGTTGGTGATGACGGTGTCCACGGCTCCATCAGCGCGGGCGATCTGGGACTGGCCCATGCCATCGCGGATGACCTTGCCGCCGCCGAATTTGACCTCGGCGCCATAGGAGGTGAAGTCTTTTTCAACCTCGATGAACAGTTCGGTGTCCGCAAGGCGCACCTTGTCGCCGGTGGTGGGGCCGAACATGTCCGCATAGGCGGCGCGGGAAATTGAATATGCCATTAGAGTGCCCCTCCGATGTCGCCGCGAAAGCCGTGAACTTCACGATTGCCTTCCAGCGGGACCAGTTTGACCGACCGGGTCTGGCCCGGCTCGAAGCGCACAGCCGTGCCCGATGCAATGTCGAGGCGTTTGCCGCGCGCGGCATCGCGATCAAATGTCAGCGCTGGATTTGTTTCAAAGAAATGATAGTGCGAGCCGACCTGAACGGGGCGGTCGCCTGTGTTGGAGACGTCAAGCTCGGTGACGTCGAGGCCGGCATTGAGTTCGATGTCGCCGTCCGCCGTGATGATTTCGCCAGGGATCATTGCGCGCTCCTCCTATCGGATCGGTTCGTGGACGGTGACGAGCTTGACGCCGTCAGGGAAGGTGGCTTCGACCTGAATGTCGTGGATCATTTCGGGGATGCCTTCCATGACCTGATCGCGGCTGATGATGTGGGCACCCGCCTCCATCAGATCGGCAACCGAGCGACCATCGCGCGCGCCTTCGACGATGAAGTCGGAGATCAGCGCAATGGCTTCCGGGTGATTGAGCTTTACCCCGCGTTCGAGGCGTCGACGCGCCACCATCGCCGCCATGGCGATGAGCAGCTTGTCCTTCTCCCGTGGTGTCAAATTCATGACGATTCCTCTTCTTGTCTTATGTGGTCCAGACGCGGGGAAGAGGCTCCCCGGCCCTGAGCAATGAAATGAGTGGAATGAGGGTCCGGCGCAGTATCATGCCCTCGGGGGCCATGAGCCGAATGAGCAATTTGCCGCCAAAGCAAGACGCGCCGCCGGTGCAATCCGGTTCGGCTGCGATCAGTTCGCGGGCTTCATTGGTGAGACGCGTCAGGCTTTCGGCATCATCCGGGCCGACATAGCAAAGGGTCGCAAAGGACAGATTGCCAGCTAAGGTCGCCGCCTTGCCGCCAAGGGCTTCGGTTGTCCCTTCAAGCCGGATGGTGTCTGAATGAATGAGCTTGCCGTCGCGGCGGATTTGCCAATGATCGTTGAAGCTGGTGAAGAGGTTGGTCTCGCCCATGGCGATCCGTCCCAGAAGCACTGCTTCGACGGCAAGGAAACGGGCCGAGCCTTCCAGATCAACCTGTAGGGACCGGTTCAGACGCGAGCGGTCGAACAGGATGGTTTCCTGCGGCAGCCAATCAAACCGGGCCCCATCTGCGATGGCAATGCGGGTGCTAAGCTCGGCGTTGCTGCCAGTGGATTTATAAAGCTTCTCGCAGGCCTGAGTGGTGGCAAGAGCCTTGGTGCACGGGCCGCAGGAAATGTCCCAAGAGAGGTTGTCGCCTCCCGTCAGGCCGCCTGAGCTGTTGATCAGCACGGCTTCGCAGGCCTTGGACCCATAGACCTTGGGCAGGCGGATCTTGGCGCAGCCTTGCTGGTAGAGACGATCGAGACGCGTGACGCCGCCTTCAGCAGGCTTGAAGCTGACCTGCCCGCGACCCTTGGCCCGCTGCGCTGAGGGTGCAATGGACCCGGTCTGGGGGTCAGACGGTGAGATAGCTGCGTACATCTTCCCTGTCCAAGTCTTCTGCCGGGCCAGTGTGGGTAATCTCGCCGCGATCCATGATATGGACCACGTCGGCCAATTCCCGGCAAAAATCAAGATACTGCTCGACGAGCAGAATGGCCATGCCTTTTTCTGACTTCAGGTAGGTAATGGCGCGGCCTATGTCCTTGATGATGGAAGGCTGGATGCCTTCGGTGGGTTCGTCGAGGACCAACAGGTCCGGACGGGTGACAAGCGCCCTGCCGATGGCCAACTGTTGTTGCTGGCCACCGGACAGATCGCCGCCGCGCCTTGACAGCATGTCCTTGAGGATCGGGAAAAGCTCGAAGATTTCGTCCTCGACATAGCGGTGTTTGCGCGGCAGGCGGGCATAGCCAGTCTCGAGATTCTCGCGCACGGTGAGCTGGGGAAAGATCTCGCGGCCCTGTGGAACATAGCCGATACCCTTGCCCGCGCGCGCATAGGGGGCCGCTTTGGTGATGTCGCTGCCGCCAAGGGTGATGGTGCCTGATGAAACCGGATGCTGGCCAACAATGGCGCGCAGGAGGGAGGATTTTCCCACTCCGTTGCGGCCCAGCACACAGGTGATCTTGGCCTTATGGGCATCCAGCGAGACATTGCGCAAGGCCTGTGCTGCGCCGTAATGCAGGTTTATGCCCGATACCTTCAGCGTGACAGAGCCAGTGGCGGGAGCGCTTGAGGCCGGAGCTTCAGATAATTCGATGGCTTCACTCATTGTCTTTCCTCTTAGCGGCCGAGATAGCTCTCGATGACGTCCGGATGGGCGCTGACGTGATCGAGCGTCCCTTCAGCAAGGACAGAGCCTTCGGCCAGCACGGTGACCTTGACATCAAGATCACGGATGAAGCCCATGTCATGCTCGACGACGATGACCGAATGGGTCTTGGCAATCTTGCGCAGCAGTTTGGCGGTCTCGATGGTTTCCGCATCCGTCATGCCCGCGACCGGCTCATCGACGAGCAGGAGTTTGGGGTTTTGTGCCAGCAGCATGCCGATCTCGAGCCATTGCTTCTGGCCGTGCGACAGGTCAGCTGCCATTTCGTCGGCGCGGACGGTCAGGCGGACGGTCTCGAGGATCTCATTGATCTTCGTCCTGTCCGCCTCGCTTTCCTGATAGAAAAGCGAGGCGAACACGCCACGCTCACGGGAGAGGGCCATTTCGATGTTGGCGCGCACGGTCTGGTTTTCAAAGACGGTCGGCTTCTGGAATTTGCGACCGATGCCAGCCTGTGCGATTTCTGTTTCGTCATGCTTGGTTAGATCCATGTCGCCCTCGAACAGAACGTCCCCGTGGTCGGGGCGGGTCTTGCCGGTGATGATGTCAAGCATGGTGGTCTTGCCTGCGCCATTGGGGCCGATGATGGCGCGCATTTCGCCCTGCTCGATGGCCAGCGACAGGCCGTTGATGGCCTTGAAACCATCAAAGGAGACAGAGACGTCATCAAGATAGAGCAGGGTTGGGGTCAGGGCTTCGTTCATCAGGCTTCTCCCCCTTGTTCGGCGGCTTTCGCCTTGATCGCTTCATCCGGTCCGGATGCTCTGGCCTTGCCGTTTTTGTTGGTCAGGCGGCCGCTGAGATCAGAGACGGCGCCGACGATGCCCTTGGGCAAAAAGAGGGTGGCCGCGACAAAAAGGCCCCCGAGGGCAAAGAGCCAGAATTCTGGCACGGCCGCGGTGAACCAGCTTTTGCCCAGATTGACCGTGATGGCGCCGATGATCGGGCCGATCAGCGTTCCCCTGCCGCCAACCGCCGTCCAGATGACAACCTCGATGGAGTTGGCCGGTGCGAATTCGCCGGGGTTGATGATGCCAACTTGTGGCACGTAAAGAGCGCCGGCGACACCAGCCATCATGGCCGAGACGGTGAAAACAAATAACTTCACATGTTCAACCCGATAGCCAAGGAAGCGGGCGCGAGCTTCTGCATCGCGAGTGGCCAGAAGGATCTTGCCGAACTTGGAGGACACGATGGCCCCACACAGAATGAGGGAAAGACAAAGCGCAAAGGCCGTCGCAGTAAACAGACCGGCGCGGGTGCCACCATTCTGCAGCGTGAAACCCAGGATGTCCTTGAAATCGGTGAGGCCATTGTTGCCGCCAAAGCCCATGTCATTGCGGAAGAAGGCGAGCAACAGGGCATAGGTCATGGCCTGCGTGATGATCGAGAGATAGACGCCGGTGACGCGCGAGCGGAAGGCGAACCAGCCAAAGACAAAGGCGAGCAGGCCGGGTGCGACCAGAACCATCAGTGCGGCAAACCAGAACTGATCGAAACCATACCAGTACCACGGCAGCTCCTTCCAGTTGAGGAAGACCATGAAGTCAGGCAGGACGGGATCACCATAGACGCCGCGCGCGCCGATCTGGCGCATCAGATACATGCCCATCGCGTAGCCGCCAAGCGCAAAGAAGGCACCGTGACCGAGCGAGAGAATGCCGCAATAGCCCCAGACCAGATCAAGCGCGAGAGCCAGCAGCGCGTAGCATAGATATTTGCCAAACAGCGAGACGGCGTAATCGGGCACATGGAACGTCTCGCCGACTGGCACCATGAGATTGAGCATCGGGATCAGGATACCAAGTGCCGCGATGATCAGCGCCACCCAGATGATGTTGCCCCTGAGGCCGCGTAGGATAAAAGAGGTCAGCATTATTCGACGGCCCTTCCCTTGAGTGCAAACAGCCCTCTTGGACGCTTCTGGATGAAGAGGATGATGAAGACGAGCACAAGAATCTTGCCAAGCACGGCACCGGCAAAGGGCTCAAGGAACTTGTTGGCAACCCCCAGCGTCAGGGCGCCAATCAGCGTGCCCCACAGGTTCCCCACACCGCCAAACACCACGACCATGAAGCTGTCGATGATGTAGCCTTGTCCGAGGTTGGGTGAGACGTTGCCGATCTGGCTGAGGGCAACGCCGGCGATGCCAGCAATGCCGGAGCCCAGAGCGAAGGTGAAGGCGTCGACCCAAGGGGTTCGGATGCCCATGGAGGACGCCATCTTGCGGTTCTGTGTGACGGCCCGCATCTGCAGCCCCATCGGGGTGCGCTTGAGCAGCAGGAACAGAAGCCCAAAGACCGCAAGCGAGAAGAAGAAGATCCAGATGCGGTTCCAGGTCAGGGACAGGCCTGCCAGTTCAACCGCACCGGACATCCAGCTGGGATTGACCACCTCCATGTTTGTGGGGCCAAAGATCGTGCGGACGGTTTGCTGCAAGATCAGCGAGACGCCCCATGTGGCAAGGAGGGTTTCCAGCGGGCGACCATACAGAAACTGGATGACACTGCGTTCAAGAACAAACCCGATCAGCCCGGCCACGAGAAAGGCAAAAGGCAGGGCAACGAGGAGAGAAAAATCGGCCAGCCCGGGCGCGGTCATCAGAAAGACCTGTTGCACCACATAAGTGGTGTAGGCACCGATCATGACCATCTCGCCGTGGGCCATGTTGATCACCCCCATCACGCCGAAGGTGATGGCGAGGCCGATGGCGGCCAGCAGAAGGACCGATCCGAGGGACATGCCATACCAGACATTCTGTAGGGCGTCCCAGATGGCGATGCGGCGCTCGACCGACGTGATGGCGCGGGCGGCTGCGTTTTCAACCTCGCTGCCCGGTTCGGCTTTGACATTGTTCAGGAGTGTTAGGGATCCGCGGCCACCGCGATCACGCAGGATGGAGATGGCATCGAGCTTGGCTTCGGGTGCAATGTCCTCGGAGGTCAGAACGATCGCGGCCTTGGCCTGCTCCAGAAGAGAGACGATTTCAGGGACGTCTTCCTTGCCAAGTCGGTCATCGATCAAAGGCAACGCGTCCGGATCCTTGGATTTGAAGATCGTTTCCGCAGCGAAAAGGCGTTTGGCTGGATCCTTGGCATTGAGGGTGAAAAGGCTCAGCCCATCACGAACGGAACGCCGGAGGCTGTTGTTGACGCGGATCTTTTTCATCGACCGCCGGGGAACGTCGGTCGTGATCTCGCCGGTTATCGGATGGGTGGTCGTATAAGTGCGCCCATCGCGGTCGGCGATGAAGACTTGCTTGTCTGCCTTGCGGACATAGAGATCGCCCTCTGCAAGGGCGTTGAGAATCGGAATGACCCGGTCATCACCGGTGGCCAGAAGCGCTTGCACCCTGGCCTCGCGGTCCCGCAATGACCCTTCGGCGAGGGCGGCGATCGGAGCGCTGAGGTCTGCCTCTTGCGCATGTGATGCACCGGTTGCGGTGATCAGGACGAAAAGACACGCCAGCATTGCGCGCAATCGGGACATGAGCTTTCAACTTTCAGGTCTTTTTACTGGACCCCGGTGGCCGTCATCGACCGCCACCGGGTTGGAGAGGGCAAGGGGCGATTACTCGCCTTTACCGCCACATTCGTTCGTTTCGGTATTGAAGTTGCCGCAGGACAGCGGTGCGCGCCAATCCGAGATCAACTTGGCGGAATCCGGCAGGAAGTCCGACCACGCGTCGCCCGGAACAAGGCCGGCTGTTTCGTAGACGATTTCGAACTGGCCATCGTCCTGAATCTCGCCGATCAAGACAGGTTTGGTGATGTGGTGGTTCGGCATCATGGCAGAATAGCCGCCGGTCAGGTTTGGAACGGCGATGCCGGGCAGCGCGTCGATGACGGCATCGGGTTCGGTGGTGCCCGCTTTCTCAACGGCCTTGACCCACATGTTGAAGCCGATGTAGTGGGCCTCCATCGGGTCGTTGGTGACGCGGTTGTCATCGCCTGTGAAGGCACGCCAAGCATCGATGAACTCGTAGTTGGAATCAGCGTCTACGGACTGGAAGTAGTTCCAGGCAGCAAGGTGACCGACCAGTGGTTTGGTGTCGATGCCGGCCAGTTCTTCTTCACCCACGGAGAAGGCAACGACAGGAATGTCCTGAGCTTCAATGCCCTGGTTGGCCAGTTCCTTGTAGAAGGGCACGTTGGCATCGCCGTTGACGGTGGAGACCACGGCGGTCTTCTTACCAGCGGCACCAAATGCCTTGATGTCGGAGACGATCGTCTGCCAATCGGAATGGCCGAATGGCGTGTAGTTGATCATGATGTCGTCTTCCGCGACGCCATGGGATTTCAGATAGGCTTCGAGGATCTTGTTGGTCGTGCGCGGATAGACATAGTCAGTGCCCGCCAAAACCCAGCGTTCCACGCCTTCCTGTTCCATCAGATAGTCAACGGCCGGGATGGCTTGCTGGTTGGGGGCCGCTCCGGTGTAGAAGACGTTGCGCTGAGATTCTTCGCCCTCGTACTGAACCGGGTAGAAGAGGATGGAGTTCAACTCTTCAAAGACCGGAAGAACGGATTTGCGCGATACTGACGTCCAGCACCCAAACACCGCAGAGACCTTGTTGACGTCAATCAGTTCGCGGGCTTTTTCCGCAAACAAAGGCCAGTCCGATGCCGGGTCGACGACGACGGGTTCAAGCTGTTTGCCAAGAAGCCCGCCTTTCTTGTTCTGCTCTTCGATGAGCATCAGCATGGCGTCTTTCAGGGTCGTCTCTGAAATGGCCATGGTGCCGGAAAGAGAGTGCAGCACGCCGACTTTGATAGTGTCTGCAGCCAGTGCAGCCGTGGCGGAAATCAGTGAGGTTGTCACAGCGAGCGCTGCAGCAAAGCGAGAGAATTTCATTGGCACTTTTTCTTCTCCATCTGGGTGTGGTGATGCAGGGCAATTTGCAAGGGGTGTGCCAATCCCATGAGTGCCATTAGAAGTTTTGCTGAATGATCTGATTCTATTACGTATTTCTATGTATTTTTGACAAGAAGCATCCAAAAGGGAGATGCCTATGGTTCCTGCTCACCATCAAGAAAATGGTATTTCAAGGGTCAGTTGCCTAATTTGTGTGCGATGTCGTTAAGGGTTTGTTTGTTCATGCTCAAAGATTGTTCGTTATCCGAAAAATATGTTGTTTTACAAAGACTTATATTAGGGGATGTCGCTCGTGGGCGGTGCTGTTTGTATTGTGATCGCGGCAAATGATCGAATTGATGCAAATCTGAGGTGCTGCGTTCTGGTGATTTTGCCTTGATCTGCTCCGGCCTGACGGGATCCATGTTCGCACGCCAAGAGCAGTGTGGTTTTAAAAAGAGAAATGCAATTTCTGTTTGCAGCAGGTTGTAGACCTGATATTCATGGTTTTGTTTGGGAGTGTCGAATAGATCCCGCCCTGTCCACGCTTTGCGATGATCAAACGGGCCTTGCTGTGATGAAGAAAGAGTTGCAATCGGGCGAAACGCTGTCGCATCAGGTGCGCTCTCATATGCTGCGAGGGGGCAATCTCTGGAGCGTGATCGCCTTTTCCATGTTGGGTCTGGCCACTGCGGTTTTTCTGATCCTGACGATCCTGCACGGTTTTGACATGGTGATCGGCTTTGGCGAGTTCCTGCCGGTCTTTAATAAGCTGGTCTATTCCAACCCGTCCCTTTTGCTTGGATGGTTCCCCGAAATTGTTGACCTGTTCGAGGCCGCTCGTGGGCAGGTCTATCTTGATCCAGTTGCCTGGATGGTTCTGGCGTCGCTCGGACTGTTGCTGTTCTTTGCGCACTTTTTTCGATTTTCCCACCCGCGCGGGCGATCGCTCGCGGAGGATGAAAAGGCCGGCGCGGTCGTTCGGCGATTGCTGGCTGAGGTTGGCTATTTCCGGACCATATCGGAGCTCAAGAATACAGACGAGGTCGCATATCTGGATTTCCTTTCCAAGGGGCGTGTGCTCTTTGCGCCGTCTGGACAAGTTAATCGGATCGTCAAGGGAAAGCCTTCAGAGAATCAGCAGAAGATCTTGCGATTTTTCATGGTGCATGAATTCGCTCACGCCCTGATGAAGGACAATCTCGTCAACTCGGCTTTTGTTGTCATCGTCAGTATTTATGTCTTTGTGGTTCTGTCGATTTTTTCGCCGCTCTTGTTGATCAGCGCGTCACTGCTTTCGATGGGCCCTTTCGGGCTGTGGCTGAAGCTCGTGCTGCAGATTCTGACCATTGGCTGCTTTTCGATTGGCATTGCCATGTCATTTCACGGGGTGCTGGTTTCCTATAACAAGGTGCGCGAGTTCTTTGCCGATCAGGCGGCCTTTCGGTTCGCCGGTGATGCATTCGATCCCCACAGCGTTGGTGATGATCCTGAACGGCCAGATATGCTGAGCGCGGTCAGTCCGAACATCACGCCGTTCGAGCGGCAATTGCACCAACAGGGCTACAGTCTGCATGGGCGGAATCTGTTGCTGTTCTTCTGGGGGCTGGTGATTGCCATTCGCACGCTTTATGTCCTCTTGGCGCCAAAGGATCTGTGCCTGTGGGTGCTGGGGTTCGATGCCGTGGCGCTCGTGTCCTTTGCGATCCTTTATGTCACGCTGCCCAAACGCCCTCCCAAATCAGAGCCACGGCCCCTTTTGCCGTGGGTTCTGACCTTGTTCGGTGTGCTGGCCGTCGAAGTGTGCGGTCCGGCGCTCGCCGGGGTATTGAAGTCCTTCTACTGGGACTTTTTCTCCAATACCAATGCGCAACTGATCGGTTTGCCCGGGGCGATGGCTTCGCTCGGTCTGCTGGTTGGTTGCCTGATCATGGTGGGCAAGCGGCTTCTGTCAGGCCGGACACCGCGGAGGAAGTGGTCTGCGGCTCTTGGCAAGCGACTGGGCTTGCGCCTTTTGATGCTGCCCGGTGTTGCGATCGAATATGTGCTGATCTTTGCGCTCATTGGGGCATTTGACACGGCCTATCTGCGCTATTTCTTCAAGCTGGAATTTCTGCATGAGCCTTGGCAGCAGGCAGCCTTGGCCATTCCCTACTGTGCGGCAGGACTTGTTCTGCTCTATAATCAATACAAGGGCCTGTTTGTCTTCAGCCGCTATCGCACGGCGCTTGTTACGCTGGTGGAAGTGGTGGTCTTTTTTCTTCTCAGCTTCGGGCTGCAATTGAGTGCTCAGGAACTGATTGCAGCAAGCGAGCGGGGAGAGGCCATGGCGCTGCCGAGCCTCGCCCATATTATAGCCATGGCCCAAGGGGCCGATTTGAGCGCGCCGCTGCAGGTTGCTGTTGCATCCTCAAGCTTTTATCTGCTGCTGCGGTGTCTGTGTTTCTGGGCATGGCACAAGCTTTACTGGATCGAACGCAATCAGAGACAGGGTAGAAAATCATGACGA encodes:
- a CDS encoding urease subunit beta, which gives rise to MIPGEIITADGDIELNAGLDVTELDVSNTGDRPVQVGSHYHFFETNPALTFDRDAARGKRLDIASGTAVRFEPGQTRSVKLVPLEGNREVHGFRGDIGGAL
- a CDS encoding urease subunit gamma, whose protein sequence is MNLTPREKDKLLIAMAAMVARRRLERGVKLNHPEAIALISDFIVEGARDGRSVADLMEAGAHIISRDQVMEGIPEMIHDIQVEATFPDGVKLVTVHEPIR
- a CDS encoding urease accessory protein UreD, producing MYAAISPSDPQTGSIAPSAQRAKGRGQVSFKPAEGGVTRLDRLYQQGCAKIRLPKVYGSKACEAVLINSSGGLTGGDNLSWDISCGPCTKALATTQACEKLYKSTGSNAELSTRIAIADGARFDWLPQETILFDRSRLNRSLQVDLEGSARFLAVEAVLLGRIAMGETNLFTSFNDHWQIRRDGKLIHSDTIRLEGTTEALGGKAATLAGNLSFATLCYVGPDDAESLTRLTNEARELIAAEPDCTGGASCFGGKLLIRLMAPEGMILRRTLIPLISLLRAGEPLPRVWTT
- the urtE gene encoding urea ABC transporter ATP-binding subunit UrtE encodes the protein MSEAIELSEAPASSAPATGSVTLKVSGINLHYGAAQALRNVSLDAHKAKITCVLGRNGVGKSSLLRAIVGQHPVSSGTITLGGSDITKAAPYARAGKGIGYVPQGREIFPQLTVRENLETGYARLPRKHRYVEDEIFELFPILKDMLSRRGGDLSGGQQQQLAIGRALVTRPDLLVLDEPTEGIQPSIIKDIGRAITYLKSEKGMAILLVEQYLDFCRELADVVHIMDRGEITHTGPAEDLDREDVRSYLTV
- the urtD gene encoding urea ABC transporter ATP-binding protein UrtD produces the protein MNEALTPTLLYLDDVSVSFDGFKAINGLSLAIEQGEMRAIIGPNGAGKTTMLDIITGKTRPDHGDVLFEGDMDLTKHDETEIAQAGIGRKFQKPTVFENQTVRANIEMALSRERGVFASLFYQESEADRTKINEILETVRLTVRADEMAADLSHGQKQWLEIGMLLAQNPKLLLVDEPVAGMTDAETIETAKLLRKIAKTHSVIVVEHDMGFIRDLDVKVTVLAEGSVLAEGTLDHVSAHPDVIESYLGR
- the urtC gene encoding urea ABC transporter permease subunit UrtC yields the protein MLTSFILRGLRGNIIWVALIIAALGILIPMLNLMVPVGETFHVPDYAVSLFGKYLCYALLALALDLVWGYCGILSLGHGAFFALGGYAMGMYLMRQIGARGVYGDPVLPDFMVFLNWKELPWYWYGFDQFWFAALMVLVAPGLLAFVFGWFAFRSRVTGVYLSIITQAMTYALLLAFFRNDMGFGGNNGLTDFKDILGFTLQNGGTRAGLFTATAFALCLSLILCGAIVSSKFGKILLATRDAEARARFLGYRVEHVKLFVFTVSAMMAGVAGALYVPQVGIINPGEFAPANSIEVVIWTAVGGRGTLIGPIIGAITVNLGKSWFTAAVPEFWLFALGGLFVAATLFLPKGIVGAVSDLSGRLTNKNGKARASGPDEAIKAKAAEQGGEA
- the urtB gene encoding urea ABC transporter permease subunit UrtB gives rise to the protein MSRLRAMLACLFVLITATGASHAQEADLSAPIAALAEGSLRDREARVQALLATGDDRVIPILNALAEGDLYVRKADKQVFIADRDGRTYTTTHPITGEITTDVPRRSMKKIRVNNSLRRSVRDGLSLFTLNAKDPAKRLFAAETIFKSKDPDALPLIDDRLGKEDVPEIVSLLEQAKAAIVLTSEDIAPEAKLDAISILRDRGGRGSLTLLNNVKAEPGSEVENAAARAITSVERRIAIWDALQNVWYGMSLGSVLLLAAIGLAITFGVMGVINMAHGEMVMIGAYTTYVVQQVFLMTAPGLADFSLLVALPFAFLVAGLIGFVLERSVIQFLYGRPLETLLATWGVSLILQQTVRTIFGPTNMEVVNPSWMSGAVELAGLSLTWNRIWIFFFSLAVFGLLFLLLKRTPMGLQMRAVTQNRKMASSMGIRTPWVDAFTFALGSGIAGIAGVALSQIGNVSPNLGQGYIIDSFMVVVFGGVGNLWGTLIGALTLGVANKFLEPFAGAVLGKILVLVFIILFIQKRPRGLFALKGRAVE
- the urtA gene encoding urea ABC transporter substrate-binding protein, which produces MKFSRFAAALAVTTSLISATAALAADTIKVGVLHSLSGTMAISETTLKDAMLMLIEEQNKKGGLLGKQLEPVVVDPASDWPLFAEKARELIDVNKVSAVFGCWTSVSRKSVLPVFEELNSILFYPVQYEGEESQRNVFYTGAAPNQQAIPAVDYLMEQEGVERWVLAGTDYVYPRTTNKILEAYLKSHGVAEDDIMINYTPFGHSDWQTIVSDIKAFGAAGKKTAVVSTVNGDANVPFYKELANQGIEAQDIPVVAFSVGEEELAGIDTKPLVGHLAAWNYFQSVDADSNYEFIDAWRAFTGDDNRVTNDPMEAHYIGFNMWVKAVEKAGTTEPDAVIDALPGIAVPNLTGGYSAMMPNHHITKPVLIGEIQDDGQFEIVYETAGLVPGDAWSDFLPDSAKLISDWRAPLSCGNFNTETNECGGKGE
- a CDS encoding M48 family metalloprotease, with protein sequence MKKELQSGETLSHQVRSHMLRGGNLWSVIAFSMLGLATAVFLILTILHGFDMVIGFGEFLPVFNKLVYSNPSLLLGWFPEIVDLFEAARGQVYLDPVAWMVLASLGLLLFFAHFFRFSHPRGRSLAEDEKAGAVVRRLLAEVGYFRTISELKNTDEVAYLDFLSKGRVLFAPSGQVNRIVKGKPSENQQKILRFFMVHEFAHALMKDNLVNSAFVVIVSIYVFVVLSIFSPLLLISASLLSMGPFGLWLKLVLQILTIGCFSIGIAMSFHGVLVSYNKVREFFADQAAFRFAGDAFDPHSVGDDPERPDMLSAVSPNITPFERQLHQQGYSLHGRNLLLFFWGLVIAIRTLYVLLAPKDLCLWVLGFDAVALVSFAILYVTLPKRPPKSEPRPLLPWVLTLFGVLAVEVCGPALAGVLKSFYWDFFSNTNAQLIGLPGAMASLGLLVGCLIMVGKRLLSGRTPRRKWSAALGKRLGLRLLMLPGVAIEYVLIFALIGAFDTAYLRYFFKLEFLHEPWQQAALAIPYCAAGLVLLYNQYKGLFVFSRYRTALVTLVEVVVFFLLSFGLQLSAQELIAASERGEAMALPSLAHIIAMAQGADLSAPLQVAVASSSFYLLLRCLCFWAWHKLYWIERNQRQGRKS